Genomic segment of Paraburkholderia agricolaris:
CACATGCGCTGGCGCGCTCGCAGATGCAGAAGTCGCCGAATCTGGCGGGCATGACGCGTCTTCTGGAAGCTCAGGAAGCCGTCGCGGAAGAGCCGCGGCGCAGCGAGCTCGAATTGATGCGTACGCTAATTCGGCAACGCACCAAAAATCTGCCACGGTATACGTGCCAGAATTGTGGTTTCAGGGCGCGACTGTTCTACTGGCAGTGCCCGGGTTGCAGCGGTTGGGAAACCTATGCGCCGCGTCGCGTCGAACCGATCACGGCGTCGAATTGACGCGGACGCAGTCGCGGATGCAATTGCGAATGCATCCGTATAGCCGCGCCGCAACGACGGCGGCCCGTCGGGCGGATTAGGCCGACGGGATCATGACGGCCTTGTTTACTACGAGAAACCCTCACCGGAACCCTCCACCGGAAAGCGTATGAAAATCACCATTATCGGCACGGGCTATGTTGGCCTCGTCACTGGCGCGTGCCTCGCCGAAATCGGCCATGACGTCTTCTGTCTCGACGTCGATCCGCGCAAGATCGAAATCCTCAACAACGGCGGCGTGCCGATTCACGAGCCGGGTTTGCTGGAGATCATTGCCCGCACGCGCGCGGCGCGCCGCATCACGTTTTCGACGGATATCGAAGCGAGCGTGGCGCACGGCGAGGTGCAATTCATCGCCGTCGGCACACCGCCCGATGAAGACGGTTCGGCCGACCTGCAATACGTGCTCGAAGCGGCGCGCAACATTGGCCGTACGATGAACGGCTTCAAGGTGATCGTCGACAAATCGACGGTGCCGGTCGGCACCGCGCAACGTGTGCGCGCGGTGGTCGAAGAGGAACTGGCTAAACGCGGGCTCGCCAATAGCGCGCAGCACCGCTTTTCGGTGGTGTCGAACCCTGAATTTCTGAAGGAAGGCGCGGCCGTCGACGACTTCATGCGTCCCGATCGCATCGTACTCGGCAGCGACGAAGACGAAGCCGGCCTGCGCGCGCGCGAACTGATGAAGCGTTTGTACGCGCCGTTCAACCGCAATCACGAACGCACGCTGTACATGGACGTGCGCTCGGCTGAATTCACGAAGTACGCAGCCAATGCGATGCTCGCCACGCGCATCTCGTTCATGAACGAGATGTCGAATCTGGCGGATCGGGTCGGCGCGGATATCGAAGCGGTGCGTCGCGGTATCGGCTCGGACCCGCGCATCGGTTACCACTTTCTGTATGCCGGTTGCGGCTACGGTGGCTCATGCTTCCCGAAGGACGTGCAGGCGCTGATCCGCACCGCCGCCGAAACCGGCCACAATCTGCGCATCCTCGAAGCGGTCGAGGAAGTGAATTACAAGCAGAAGGACGTGCTGGTGCGCAAGATCACGGGCAAGCTCGGTGAAGACCTGAGCGGCCGCACGTTCGCCGTGTGGGGCCTCGCGTTCAAACCGAATACCGACGACATGCGCGAGGCGCCGAGCCGCCGCGTGATCGCTGAACTGCTGGCGCGTGGCGCGCAGGTTCGCGCCTACGATCCGGTGGCGGTGGCCGAAGCACGCCGCGTGTTCGCGCTCGATTTGCACGACGCACCGGATCAACTCGCGCGTCTGCATTTCACCAGCACCCAGGACGAAACGCTCACCGGCGCCGACGCGCTGGTGGTCGTCACCGAATGGAAGGAATTCAAGAGCCCGGATTTCTTGCATCTGAAATCAGTGCTGAAGTCGCCACTGATTTTCGACGGCCGCAATCTGTACGAGCCGGACGCAATGACCGAACTCGGCATCGACTATCACTCGATCGGACGACCTTATGCCCAGCCCTCTGAACTTCCGGCCGGTGTCTCCAGCGATGCCTGAGGCTGCTCACTCCGCACCCACAGCGGCACTGACCGTGGTGCCGCGCGAACGCCTCGGGGCGGCGCGCGTGCTGGTAGTCGGCGACGTCATGCTCGATCGCTACTGGTTCGGCGACGTGAACCGTATCTCGCCGGAAGCGCCGGTGCCGGTCGTGCATGTGCAGCGCCAGGAAGATCGGCTCGGCGGCGCGGCGAACGTGGCGCGCAATGCGGTTGCGCTCGGCGCGCAAGCGGGGTTGCTGTGCGTGGTCGGCCACGACGAGCCCGGCGAGCGCATCGTGCAATTACTCGACGAAAGTGGCGTGGTGCCGCATCTGGAACGCGATCCGGATTTGCTCACCACCATCAAACTGCGCGTGCTGTCGCGTCAGCAGCAGTTGCTGCGCGTCGACTTTGAAAACTCGCCGGCGCACGAAGTGCTGCTCGCGGGCCTCGCGCGTTTCGACGACCTGCTGCCGTCGCACGATGTGATCCTGATGTCCGATTACGCGAAGGGTGGTCTCACGCACGTCACGCAGATGATCGCGAAGGCGCACGCGGCGGACAAACCGGTGCTGGTCGATCCGAAGGGCGACGACTGGGAGCGCTATCGCGGCGCCACGCTGATCACGCCGAATCGCGCCGAGTTGCGCGAGGTGGTCGGCCAATGGAAATCCGAAGAAGATCTGATCGCGCGTGTGACTAAACTCCGCACCGATCTCGAGTTCAAGGCCTTGCTGCTGACGCGCTCGGAAGAGGGCATGACGCTCTTCTCCGACGACGGCATCCTGCATGCTTCGGCCGTTGCACGTGAAGTGTATGATGTATCGGGCGCGGGCGACACCGTGATCGCCACGCTCGCCGCCATGCTTGGCGCGGGTTTGACGCTGGTCGAGGCGGTCGGACTCGCGAATCGCGCAGCCGGCATCGTGGTCGGCAAACTCGGCACCGCCACTGTCAACTACGACGAACTCTTTCATTGATGCGGCCCGCGGGAATCCCGGCTTTGCGCGCTTCGGTTTCAGCGGCGCAAAAGAGGAACCCGCGAGGCGTCAACTGAACACATTACCGCAGGATCATCATGACCCTCATCGTCACCGGCGCGGCCGGCTTTATCGGCAGCAATCTCGTGAAGGCGCTCAACGAGCGCGGTGAACAACGCATCATTGCGGTGGATAACCTCACGCGCGCGGACAAGTTCAAGAATCTGGTCGACTGCGAGGTCGACGATTATCTCGACAAGACCGAATTCGTCGAACGCTTCAAGCGCGGCGACTTCGGCAAGGTGCGCGCGATTTTCCACGAAGGCGCCTGCTCGGACACGATGGAAACCGACGGCCGCTACATGATGGACAACAACTTCCGCTATAGCCGTGAAGTGCTCGACGTCTGTCTCGCGCAGAACATCCAGTTTCTGTATGCATCCTCGGCGGCAACGTATGGCGGTTCGAGCCGGTTTGTCGAAGAGCGCGAAGTCGAGCAGCCGCTGAACGTGTACGGCTATTCGAAATTCCTGTTCGACCAGGTGATTCGCCGCGTGCTGCCCACAGCGAAAAGTCAGATTGCCGGCTTCCGTTACTTCAACGTGTATGGGCCGCGCGAGACCCACAAGGCGCGCATGGCATCGGTGGCGTTTCACAACTTCAACCAGTTTCGCGCGGAAGGCAAAGTCAAGCTGTTCGGCGAATACAACGGCTATGCCGCCGGCGAACAGACGCGCGATTTCGTCTCCGTCGAAGACGTGGTCAAGGTGAACCTGTTCTTCTTCGACAATCCGGACAAGTCGGGCATCTTCAACCTGGGCAGCGGCCGTGCGCAGCCGTTCAACGACATCGCGAGCACGGTGGTCAACACGCTGCGTGCGTTGAATAACGAGCCGCCGTTGTCGCTCGCGGATCAGGTGCAGCGCGGACTGATCGAGTACATTCCGTTCCCCGATGCATTGCGCGGCAAGTACCAGTGCTTCACGCAAGCCGACTTGACGAAGCTGCGTGCCACCGGCTACGACGCGCCGTTCCTGAGCGTGCAGGAAGGTGTCGATCGGTACGTACGTTGGCTATTCGGCCAGGTGTAAATCTTTCGGATACCTCTTTAAACTGGAATCTCCCGGTTGGTGATGTCGCCAACCGGTTGTACGAGGGAGATTCCATATGTTTCGAAAAATTCTGGTTACCGCGGCCATGCTCGCCGCTTTCGGCCACGCGTATGCGGCGGTCGACGTCAACACGGCTAACGAGGATGCGCTGCGCGGCATCAAGGGCATCGGTCCTGCCAAAGCGAAAGCCATTCTCGAAGAGCGTTCAGCGCATGGTCCATTCAAGGACCCGGTCGATCTCGGCAAGCGCGTCAAAGGCATGGGCGGGCATACCGTCGAGCGCCTGCAGGCGGAGGGTCTCGCTGTCGGTCCGGCTGGCGCGGCTGCTAACACGCAGGCTGCGGCGTCTGCACAGAGCAAAGGCGTGCCCGCTTCGGGTAACGGTGCCAACCCGGCCAACTCGACTAGCGCGGCCGCTACTCAAAAGAGCAACGCCACTGTGGCGGTGAAGAAATAGCCTGACGCGGGCCGGGCGCGCGAGGCGGGTCACCTCTGCGCGGCCGGTCCCGCATCTCGTCAGTTACCGTCGTTCCCCTTCATGGTCGGAGTGGGTAAGAACACTCCTTCAGCTGTCATGCAGATGACTGGCTCCCGCGGTCCTCAGCCGCGGGTTTTTTGCGTTCGGGCGGGGGCTCGCTCGCAACGCCTGCATCCATACGCTCAGAAGGGCCGCGCGGCGACCGTGCGAATGGTGGTTTAGAATCGATAGATTAGAGACCCCGCGCATCTATCGAGAGCACCAGAACCGATATGGCTTACAAAACGATTGAAGACACGATCGGCAATACGCCGCTCGTGCAACTCGTCCGGCTGACTGACGACGAGATCCGCAGCCGCAATAACGTGATCCTTGCAAAGCTCGAGGGCAACAACCCCGCGGGGTCGGTGAAGGACCGTCCGGCGCTGTCGATGATCAAGAAGGCGGAAGCGCGTGGGCGCATCAAGCCGGGCGACACGCTGATCGAATCGACCAGCGGCAACACCGGCATCGCATTGGCCATGGCGGCGGCAATCCGCGGCTACAAGATGGTGCTGATCATGCCGGAAGATCTGTCGGTGGAGCGCCGTCAGAGCATGGCTGCTTATGGCGCGCAGATCGTACTGACGCCGGTCACGGGCGGCATGGAATACGCGCGCGATCTGGCCGAACAGATGCAGCGCGAAGGCAAGGGCATCATCCTCGACCAGTTCGCGAACCCGGACAATCCGGCCGCGCATGTCGAAGGCACGGGTCCGGAAATCTGGCGCGATACCGAAGGGCGAATTACGCACTTCGTCTCGTCGATGGGCACGACCGGCACGATCATGGGCGTGTCCACCTACCTGAAGGAACAGAATCCGGCGATCGAGATCATCGGCGCACAGCCTGAAGAGGGTTCGCGCATTCCGGGCATCCGCAAATGGCCGGAAGCCTATTTGCCGAAGATTTTCGATCGTAGCCGCGTGGACCGCGTCGAGAATGTGAGTCAGGCCGCAGCCGAAGCGATGGCGCGGCGCATGGCTTCGGTCGAAGGGATCTTCGCCGGCATCTCGTCGGGCGGGGCCTGTGAGGTGGCGCTGCGCATCGCGCGCCAGGTCGAGAACGCGACGATCGTGTTTATCGTCTGCGATCGGGGCGACCGGTATCTGTCGACGGGTGTGTTCCCGGCTTGATTGCGCCTGGGCGCATTCAGCGATCCTCGAACTGAGATGGCCAAAAAAAAGCGCCGGTTTAACCGGCGCTTTTTTTGTGTCGCTTGCTATCTGTTTGTAATGTGGACCGGACCTGACGGGCCAGTGACTGGCAAGCGTCGCTCAGCTTACTGCGAAGCCGCGCCAGGCGCCGCCGCATTACCGCTGCTGGCGTTGTTCGCAGCGTCGCTCGCTTCCATCTGCGCCTTGACTCGCTGACCCAGTTGATAAACCGCGAGTGCGTAAAAGAAACTGCGGTTATAGCGTGTCAGCACGTAGAAGTTCTTCAGGCCCAGCATGTACTCGGTGCCACGCCCCGGCGACGGCAGATCCACCACGGTCACCGGCGTGCCGGCTTCCGCCGCGACATCGACGCCTGGCTCGTTCAGCAGCAATCCGGCACGCAGCAACTGGTCCAGCGGCCAATGCGGCTCTGGCTTGCCGTCGGCGGCCGCTTGCGCCACACCCAGGCTGCCGGCATCCGAGCCAATCTTCCACACGACCGGCCGGCCGTTTTCCCAGCCGTTCTGGCGCAGATAATTCGCCACGCTGCCGATCGCATCCGCCTGGCTCGTGCGCAGGTCGATCTGTTTGTTGCCGTCGTAGTTCACCGCGTATTCCACGATGCTGCTCGGCAGGAACTGCGGAATCCCGATTGCGCCGGTATAGGAACCGAGCACGGTGGTCGGATCGATTTGCGAATCGCGCGTCCACACCAGGTAGTCTTCGAGATTCTTGCGGAAGGTCGCCTGGCGATCCGCGCGATTGGCGGTATTCGGATAGTCGAACGTGAGCGTGGTCAGAGCATCGAGCACACGGAAGTTGCCCATGAAGCGCCCGTAGATCGTCTCCACGCCAATGATGCCGACGATCACTTCCGGCGGCACGCCGAACTCTTCATAGGCGCGCTGCAGCGTGGCCTGGTTGGCGCGCCAGAAGCGCACGCCGGCGTTGATGCGTACCGGGTCGAGAAAGCGCGACTGATACACGCGCCAGTTCTTGATCGACGGCGAGGGCGACGGCGTGACGAGTTTGACCGCCGTGGCCGAATAGCTCACGCGCGCGAAAAGGGCGTGCAGGCCGGCTTCGTCGAAGTCATAGCGCGCTGCCATGTCGCTGATGAACGCGTCCACATTGGCGTTGTTCGCGTAGCGCTGCGGAATAATCTCTTCTTCGAAGGTTTGCCCTTGCGGCACGGCCGGTTGCGGCTGGCTTTGCGCCACCAGCAGCGGTTTCTTCGTAACGCTTTGCGCGATCGCCGGACTGGTTGCCATGAACATGCACGATGCGATAGACAGTGCGGCGGCCGCGGTCTTCGTGCGTAGCCGGTTTCGTGCGGACAGAGCAAGCTTGACGGTCATAGTGAGCTGAGGGCGCAGTGCAAAAGAGACAGGGGAAAACGGATCGGGGCAGTATACCCGACGCCTCCCGCAAAACTGTGCCCAGCGCGTCACAGTCGCATCGTGTGGTAACTTGGCAAATGTTGGTGCGCCTGGTGTGCGCGCCCTGGACGGAGACACGCCGCGCGCGCTTTGAGAGCGCCGCGCCGCATACGAGAATCATGGCAACAGGCTTTTATTCCCACGCCGATTGTTTGCTGCACGATATGGGGCAGTGGCATCCCGAATGCCCGGCCCGGCTGCAGGCAATCGAAGACCAATTGATCGCGAGCCGCATCGACTCGCTGATCGAACGCGAATCGCCGCCGCTCGCCGACGATGCCGCGCTGTTGCGCGTGCATACGCAAGCCCACGTCGACTACATCCGCAGCCGTTCGCCTGCGCAGGGGCTCGCGGAAATCGATCCCGACACGTCGATGAACCCGCACACCTTGCAGGCCGCGTTGCGCGCAGCGGGTGCCGCGGTGGCCGCGACCGACGCCGTTATCGAAGGCCGCTTCGATAACGCGTTCTGCAGCGTGCGCCCGCCTGGCCACCATGCGGAGCCGGCACGCGCAATGGGCTTCTGCTTTTTCAACAACGTGGCGATCGCCGCGCGTCATGCGCTCGAAGTGCACGGCATGCAGCGCGTGGCGATCATCGACTTCGACGTCCATCACGGTAACGGTACCGAAGCGGCCTTTGCGGGCGATTCGCGCGTTCTGATGTGCAGCATCTTCCAGCATCCGTTCTATCCGTTCACCGGCGCCGACAACCAGGCGCCCAACATGTGCAACGTGCCGATGCCGGCGCGCTCGAAAGGCATGGCGGTGCGCGAGGCGGTCGACATGCTGTGGCTGCCTCGCCTGCAAGAATTCAAGCCGGAAATGATCTTCATCTCGGCGGGCTTCGACGCGCATCGCGAAGACGATCTGGGCAACATGGGGCTGGTCGAAGACGACTACGCATGGATCACCGACCAGGTGCGCGAGATCGCAAAGCGCTATGCGGGTGGGCGGATCGTCAGTTGTCTCGAAGGCGGGTACAACCTGTCGGCGCTCGGGCGCAGCGTGGTCGCGCACGTGCGCGCGCTGGCCGGAATCTGAGCTTCCACGCGGCAAGCGTTAGTCGAGTGCCGCGAACCGTACGAGTTCAACGAGGGGCAAGCCATGAATGCCGAAGTGCGCAGCGCTTCTTCACTGGTCGAAATCGAACACGACGCGTACGGCGTGCCAGGCGTTGTCCGTTTGACGATGAACCGGCCTGATGCCTTCAACGCGCTCTCCGAAGCATTGCTCGACGCGTTGCAGTCGGCGCTGACGGCGTTGGCGCAGTCCAATGCGCGGGTGGTGGTGATCGCCGGCGCCGGCCGCGCCTTTTGCGCCGGACACGATCTGAAGGAAATGCGCGCGGCGCCGTCGCTGGCCTACTACCAGGCCTTGTTCGCACGCTGCACGAAACTGATGTTGACGATCCAGCGCCTGCCGCAACCGGTGATCGCGAGGGTGCACGGCATTGCCACGGCGGCCGGATGTCAGCTGGTCGCGATGTGCGATCTGGCCGTTTCCGCCGATACCGCGCGTTTTGCCGTCTCAGGCGTCAACCTGGGGCTCTTTTGTGCGACGCCTGCAGTGCCGCTGTCGCGCAATCTGTCGCGTAAGGCGGCGCTCGAAATGCTGCTCACCGGCGATTTCATCGACGCCGTGCAGGCGCGACAGCAAGGCCTCGTGAACCGCGTCGCGCCGGCCGATGCGCTCGATGCGGAGGTCGCGCGACTCGCGAAGAGCATCTGCGCGAAACCTGTCGAGGCGGTGAGCGCCGGAAAGGGCCTGTTCTATCGCCAGCTCGAAATGGGCATCGAAGCGGCGTATCAGCTGGCTGGACAGACCATGGCCTGCAACATGATGGACGACTCCGCGCTCGAGGGCGTGCAGGCCTTCATCGATAAACGGCCGCCGGACTGGAAGCGTTAGCCGGGCCGTTGCTGGCCGCTGGCCGGGTTCGGTGCCGTTGCTGTAGGCAAACCCGAACATCTACAAGCCGGCCATTGCTCAGGCTCTGTGCAGCCGCTTCTCCATCCAGTCGATCAACGCGCCGATCACCCGATCCCGGTCGAGATCGTTCATTGTCTCGTGATAGCTGCCTTCGTGCATCGTGAGCGTTTTGTCCGGCGAACCGGCGTGCGCGCCGAAATCGCGGCTGCCTTCGGGTTCAGTGAGTTTGTCGGCGGTGCCGTGATACACCAGCAGCGGGACGCGTAGTGCGGCCCGGCCGCGTTCGATGCGCGCCATCGCCAGCAACAACTCCGCGCCCGTACGCGCGGGAATCGCGCCGTGATGAACCAGCGGATCGTTGCGATTGGCGTTCACCACGGGCTCAAGCCGCGAGAGCAAGGCCGCGTCGATTTTCATCGCCGGGAAGGTCGGCCAGATGCCGCTAATCACCTGGCTCACCTTGAGCATCCAGCGCGGCACGTCACGACCCGGTGCGAGCGCGGGGCTCGACAGGATCAGGCCACTGAGCCGGCGCCCGCTCGCCTCGAGCCGTTCGATCGCGTATAGCGCCGCGACCGCGCCGCCCATGCTGTGCCCCATCAGGAACAGCGGGGCGCAACTGGTGGCCGCTTCATCGAGCAAGGCCTGGGCGTCGAGCAGATAGTCGTCGAAACGGTTCACCCATACGCGTTTGCCCGGCGCATGCCCATGTCCGCGCAAATCGATGGCGACGAGTTCAACGCCGGCCGAATTCAGCCGGTCCGCCAGCGCCGCGTAACGCCCTGCGTGCTCCGCCAGTCCATGTACCAGCGCGACCGTGCCGCGCAAGGGCGTTGTCGCGGGCCAGCGATACAGAGGCAGTTCGATGCCGTCGCTCGTCGTGACGGTCGAACGCTGCGCAGCGCCGCCTTTCGGGGCGCCCGCAATGGGACGCGCATTGCCGGGTCGGGTTGTGTCCATGGCTGCCCTTTATCCTGAATGTGTCCTGATTTCGAATCGCCCGATCATAGTCGCAGCGGGCGCGCGCACGCGAGCGTCTCACGCCGGGCACGCCTCTAATGCTTTATGGTTATGAAAAGATCGTAATTGATTATTAAAGGGAATGACGGCGCTGCGGTAGAATCGCGGGTTCAAATCCCAATAAAAGCAACGGCGGCCGCTTGTCGGGAGCGCACAACGCTCGTTGGCAAACTCCGCCGTTTTGTTTTCCATGATCGAAATACGCAATATCTCTCAGCGGTTTGCCGGGCCCCGGGGCTGGGTCGAGGCGTTGCATAACGTCAATCTGTCGATTCCGGCGGGTGAGGTGTTCGGCATCATCGGCCGCAGCGGCGCGGGCAAGAGTACGCTCGTGCGTACCATCAACCTGCTGACGCGCCCGAGTGAAGGCAACATCGTTGTCAACGGCCGCGATCTGACGACGCTGCCCGCCGCGCAATTGCGCGAAGCACGTCGCGAGATCGGCATGATTTTTCAGCACTTCAACCTGCTGTCGTCGCGCACGGTGTACGAGAACGTGGCGTTGCCGCTCGAACTCGCCGGCATGAAGCGCGACGAGATCGAGGCGAACGTGTTGCCGCTGCTCGAACTGGTCGGCCTGTCGGCGCAGAAGGACCGTTATCCGGCGCAGATCAGCGGTGGGCAGAAGCAGCGTGTCGGCATTGCACGCGCGCTCGCGAGCAAGCCGAAGGTGCTGCTTTCCGACGAAGCGACCTCGGCGCTCGACCCCGAAACCACACGCGCGATCCTCGAACTGCTCAAGCGCATCAATCGTGAACTGAACCTGACGATCGTGCTGATCACGCACCAGATGGACGTGATCAAGCAGGTCTGCGACCGCGTCGCGGTGCTGGACGCAGGCCGTGTGGTCGAGGAGGGAAAGGTCATCGACGTGTTCCTGCAACCGCATCATGAAGTCACGCGCGCGCTGATCGGCGACGTGATCGCGCAGGAACTGCCGCCCGCAATGAAGGCGCGCGTGGCTGAACGCCTCAAGACCGGTAGCGGCCATTTGCTGCGCCTCGCATTCACCGGCTCGGGCGTCGATCAACCGATTCTGTCGGAAACGATTCGCCGCTACGAACTCGACTTCAACATTCTGCACGGCCAGATCGACGAGATTCAGGGGCAGGCGTTCGGCTCGCTCGCGGTGCTGGCGGGCGGTGAACCGGCGAAGGTGGCGCAGGCGCTGACGTATCTGCGCGAACAGGGTGTGGTGGTGGAGGAGCTGTCGTATGTTGAGTGAAATGTTCGATATGTTCGTCCAGTCGTTCTGGGAAACGCTCGTGATGGTGGGCATTTCCGGACTGGTCGGCGCGGCGGTCGGCCTGCCGCTCGGCGTGCTGCTGTATTTGACGGACCGTCAGGGCGTGCTGCAGAACATCGCCGTGAATCGTGTGATGGGGGTGATCGTCAACGCGGTGCGTTCCACGCCGTTCATCATTTTGCTGGTCGCCGTGATTCCCTTCACGCGCCTCGTGGTGGGCTCGTCGATCGGCACGGCTGCGGCCGTGGTGCCGCTGACTATTGCCGCGGCGCCGTTTATCGCGCGTCTGGTCGAGACGGCGTTGCGCGAAGTCGATCGCGGTCTGATTGAAGCCGCGCAGGCAATGGGCGCGACCACCAGCCAGATCGTTTTCAAAGTGCTGTTGCCGGAGTCGCTGCCGGGTGTGGTCGCCGGATTGACGATTACGTTCGTGTCGCTGGTCGGCTATTCGGCGATGGCCGGTGCGATCGGTGGCGGCGGGCTCGGGGATCTGGGCATTCGTTACGGGTATCAGCGGTTTTTACCGGAAGTGATGGTGACGGTCGTGGTGATCCTGATCGTCTTCGTGCAACTGGTGCAGTCGTTCGGGGATTGGCTCGTGCGTCGTTTGAGCCATAAATAAACAAGGGTCATCGGAACCCGCCAAGCAGAATCGAGAAAAGGTCCATCATGCAACGTCGTTTCATTCTCAAGCTGGCCGCCACGCTCGGCGCCGCGTCGCTGTTCGCTGCCGCCACGGTGGCTCACGCTGACGACACGATCAAGGTCGGCGTCACCGGCGGCCCGCACGCGCAGATCATGGAAGTCGTGAAGACGGTCGCGGCAAAGAACGGTCTGAACATCAAGATCGTCGAATTCTCCGACTACGTGCAGCCGAACGCGGCGCTTGCCGGCGGCGATCTGGATGCGAACAGCTACCAGCATGACCCGTACTTGCAGGCACAGGTGAAGGATCGCGGCTACAAGCTGATCCGCATCGCCGACACGGTCACGTACCCGATGGGCCTCTACTCGAAGAAGGTGAAGACGCTGGCCGAATTGCAGCCGGGCGCGAAGATCGCCGTGCCGAACGATCCGACCAATGGCGGCCGGGCACTCCTGTTGCTGCAA
This window contains:
- a CDS encoding UDP-glucose dehydrogenase family protein, producing MKITIIGTGYVGLVTGACLAEIGHDVFCLDVDPRKIEILNNGGVPIHEPGLLEIIARTRAARRITFSTDIEASVAHGEVQFIAVGTPPDEDGSADLQYVLEAARNIGRTMNGFKVIVDKSTVPVGTAQRVRAVVEEELAKRGLANSAQHRFSVVSNPEFLKEGAAVDDFMRPDRIVLGSDEDEAGLRARELMKRLYAPFNRNHERTLYMDVRSAEFTKYAANAMLATRISFMNEMSNLADRVGADIEAVRRGIGSDPRIGYHFLYAGCGYGGSCFPKDVQALIRTAAETGHNLRILEAVEEVNYKQKDVLVRKITGKLGEDLSGRTFAVWGLAFKPNTDDMREAPSRRVIAELLARGAQVRAYDPVAVAEARRVFALDLHDAPDQLARLHFTSTQDETLTGADALVVVTEWKEFKSPDFLHLKSVLKSPLIFDGRNLYEPDAMTELGIDYHSIGRPYAQPSELPAGVSSDA
- a CDS encoding alpha/beta hydrolase translates to MDTTRPGNARPIAGAPKGGAAQRSTVTTSDGIELPLYRWPATTPLRGTVALVHGLAEHAGRYAALADRLNSAGVELVAIDLRGHGHAPGKRVWVNRFDDYLLDAQALLDEAATSCAPLFLMGHSMGGAVAALYAIERLEASGRRLSGLILSSPALAPGRDVPRWMLKVSQVISGIWPTFPAMKIDAALLSRLEPVVNANRNDPLVHHGAIPARTGAELLLAMARIERGRAALRVPLLVYHGTADKLTEPEGSRDFGAHAGSPDKTLTMHEGSYHETMNDLDRDRVIGALIDWMEKRLHRA
- a CDS encoding enoyl-CoA hydratase; amino-acid sequence: MNAEVRSASSLVEIEHDAYGVPGVVRLTMNRPDAFNALSEALLDALQSALTALAQSNARVVVIAGAGRAFCAGHDLKEMRAAPSLAYYQALFARCTKLMLTIQRLPQPVIARVHGIATAAGCQLVAMCDLAVSADTARFAVSGVNLGLFCATPAVPLSRNLSRKAALEMLLTGDFIDAVQARQQGLVNRVAPADALDAEVARLAKSICAKPVEAVSAGKGLFYRQLEMGIEAAYQLAGQTMACNMMDDSALEGVQAFIDKRPPDWKR
- a CDS encoding histone deacetylase family protein, giving the protein MATGFYSHADCLLHDMGQWHPECPARLQAIEDQLIASRIDSLIERESPPLADDAALLRVHTQAHVDYIRSRSPAQGLAEIDPDTSMNPHTLQAALRAAGAAVAATDAVIEGRFDNAFCSVRPPGHHAEPARAMGFCFFNNVAIAARHALEVHGMQRVAIIDFDVHHGNGTEAAFAGDSRVLMCSIFQHPFYPFTGADNQAPNMCNVPMPARSKGMAVREAVDMLWLPRLQEFKPEMIFISAGFDAHREDDLGNMGLVEDDYAWITDQVREIAKRYAGGRIVSCLEGGYNLSALGRSVVAHVRALAGI
- the cysM gene encoding cysteine synthase CysM; protein product: MAYKTIEDTIGNTPLVQLVRLTDDEIRSRNNVILAKLEGNNPAGSVKDRPALSMIKKAEARGRIKPGDTLIESTSGNTGIALAMAAAIRGYKMVLIMPEDLSVERRQSMAAYGAQIVLTPVTGGMEYARDLAEQMQREGKGIILDQFANPDNPAAHVEGTGPEIWRDTEGRITHFVSSMGTTGTIMGVSTYLKEQNPAIEIIGAQPEEGSRIPGIRKWPEAYLPKIFDRSRVDRVENVSQAAAEAMARRMASVEGIFAGISSGGACEVALRIARQVENATIVFIVCDRGDRYLSTGVFPA
- a CDS encoding ComEA family DNA-binding protein, giving the protein MFRKILVTAAMLAAFGHAYAAVDVNTANEDALRGIKGIGPAKAKAILEERSAHGPFKDPVDLGKRVKGMGGHTVERLQAEGLAVGPAGAAANTQAAASAQSKGVPASGNGANPANSTSAAATQKSNATVAVKK
- the mltB gene encoding lytic murein transglycosylase B; translated protein: MFMATSPAIAQSVTKKPLLVAQSQPQPAVPQGQTFEEEIIPQRYANNANVDAFISDMAARYDFDEAGLHALFARVSYSATAVKLVTPSPSPSIKNWRVYQSRFLDPVRINAGVRFWRANQATLQRAYEEFGVPPEVIVGIIGVETIYGRFMGNFRVLDALTTLTFDYPNTANRADRQATFRKNLEDYLVWTRDSQIDPTTVLGSYTGAIGIPQFLPSSIVEYAVNYDGNKQIDLRTSQADAIGSVANYLRQNGWENGRPVVWKIGSDAGSLGVAQAAADGKPEPHWPLDQLLRAGLLLNEPGVDVAAEAGTPVTVVDLPSPGRGTEYMLGLKNFYVLTRYNRSFFYALAVYQLGQRVKAQMEASDAANNASSGNAAAPGAASQ
- the rfaE1 gene encoding D-glycero-beta-D-manno-heptose-7-phosphate kinase gives rise to the protein MPSPLNFRPVSPAMPEAAHSAPTAALTVVPRERLGAARVLVVGDVMLDRYWFGDVNRISPEAPVPVVHVQRQEDRLGGAANVARNAVALGAQAGLLCVVGHDEPGERIVQLLDESGVVPHLERDPDLLTTIKLRVLSRQQQLLRVDFENSPAHEVLLAGLARFDDLLPSHDVILMSDYAKGGLTHVTQMIAKAHAADKPVLVDPKGDDWERYRGATLITPNRAELREVVGQWKSEEDLIARVTKLRTDLEFKALLLTRSEEGMTLFSDDGILHASAVAREVYDVSGAGDTVIATLAAMLGAGLTLVEAVGLANRAAGIVVGKLGTATVNYDELFH
- the rfaD gene encoding ADP-glyceromanno-heptose 6-epimerase; this translates as MTLIVTGAAGFIGSNLVKALNERGEQRIIAVDNLTRADKFKNLVDCEVDDYLDKTEFVERFKRGDFGKVRAIFHEGACSDTMETDGRYMMDNNFRYSREVLDVCLAQNIQFLYASSAATYGGSSRFVEEREVEQPLNVYGYSKFLFDQVIRRVLPTAKSQIAGFRYFNVYGPRETHKARMASVAFHNFNQFRAEGKVKLFGEYNGYAAGEQTRDFVSVEDVVKVNLFFFDNPDKSGIFNLGSGRAQPFNDIASTVVNTLRALNNEPPLSLADQVQRGLIEYIPFPDALRGKYQCFTQADLTKLRATGYDAPFLSVQEGVDRYVRWLFGQV